The Vitis riparia cultivar Riparia Gloire de Montpellier isolate 1030 chromosome 10, EGFV_Vit.rip_1.0, whole genome shotgun sequence genome includes a region encoding these proteins:
- the LOC117923338 gene encoding protein CHUP1, chloroplastic-like produces MREENPSENRVKSLKFADQNQGKTSSNPSRLRSASSWGSHIVKGFSADKKNKLQTTAAAKKVPLTSSDIVNQKNPLVTSHSRVKRSLIGDLSCSVNASQVHPQLYNSNRTKSSRDLFLELDHLRSLLQESKEREFKLQAELLEFKRNPEILDLERELEVKKSEVNELSQKVRLLESEKTSLSEQLSGLASIAERREEVLKREDLEISSAPSQRTLEMEVVELRRLNKELQLQKRDLSCRLSSTESQLNTLSKVYESDTVANIQAEASLLRHTNEDLCKQVEDLQMSRLNEVEELVYLRWVNSCLRNELRNSCSVTNSDKTSSPNSIEGSRESDSSFSCQTDDSLEYSSIKRLNLIKKLKKWPIISEDLPNLDCPDNLLEKSWVDPEEGRSPRRRHSISGSKCSAEDLVQSKRRQSDGFMCPKEMEKEAEPLVSQKYELGIVQKPQLWGNCQETGKFMASLDVEKRALRIPNPPPRPSGALSSGPKEEVLAQIPPPPPPPPPPPPPPKFSARSTTGIVQRAPQVVEFYHSLMKRDSRKDSSNGGIYDTPDVANVRSNMIGEIENRSSYLLAIKADVETQGEFVNSLIREVNNAIYQNIEDVVAFVKWLDDELCFLVDERAVLKHFDWPEKKADTLREAAFGYRDLKKLESEVSYYKDDPRVPCDIALKKMVALSEKMERSVYNLFRTRESLMRNCKEFQIPTDWMLDNGIISKIKFGSVKLAKKYMRRVAMELQSKGAFEKDPAMDYMLLQGVRFAFRIHQFAGGFDVETMHAFEELRNLAHLLNKKYKDQKGKNNVGLPSQ; encoded by the exons atgagagaagaaaaccCATCTGAGAATCGAGTGAAATCATTAAAGTTTGCCGATCAAAATCAGGGGAAAACCAGCAGCAACCCCTCAAGACTGCGGTCTGCTTCTTCGTGGGGTTCTCACATTGTGAAGGGGTTTTCAGCGGACAAGAAGAACAAGTTGCAGACCACTGCGGCTGCCAAGAAAGTGCCGCTCACTAGCTCAGACATTGTCAACCAGAAGAACCCATTAGTGACTTCGCATTCCCGTGTCAAGCGGTCGCTTATCGGTGACCTATCGTGTTCTGTGAATGCCAGTCAAGTTCATCCGCAGTTGTACAATAGCAACCGCACCAAGTCTTCTCGTGACTTGTTTCTTGAGCTTGATCATTTGAGAAGCTTGCTTCAGGAGTCGAAAGAAAGGGAATTCAAACTTCAAGCTGAGTTGTTGGAATTTAAGAGGAATCCGGAAATTTTGGATCTTGAGAGGGAACTTGAGGTGAAGAAGAGCGAAGTTAATGAACTATCTCAGAAAGTTAGACTTCTAGAATCCGAAAAAACAAGCCTCTCTGAACAATTATCAGGCTTAGCTTCTATTGCAGAAAGGCGGGAAGAAGTACTGAAAAGGGAAGACCTTGAAATTTCATCAGCACCATCACAGCGAACTCTTGAGATGGAAGTCGTTGAGTTGAGGCGCTTGAACAAGGAGCTCCAGCTTCAAAAGCGAGACCTTTCTTGCAGACTTTCTTCAACGGAATCCCAATTGAATACACTCTCCAAAGTTTATGAG AGTGATACAGTTGCAAATATTCAGGCCGAGGCATCCTTGTTAAGACACACAAATGAAGATTTGTGTAAACAAGTTGAAGACCTACAGATGAGCCGATTGAATGAGGTGGAGGAGCTTGTGTACTTGAGGTGGGTCAATTCTTGTTTACGGAATGAATTGCGCAATTCATGTTCAGTGACAAATTCAGACAAGACGTCAAGCCCAAATTCAATCGAAGGGAGTCGTGAATCTGACAGCTCATTTTCATGTCAGACTGATGATTCCCTAGAATATAGTAGCATCAAGAGGTTAAATTTGATAAAGAAGTTGAAGAAATGGCCTATTATTAGTGAGGATTTGCCAAATCTAGATTGCCCTGATAATCTTTTAGAAAAAAGTTGGGTAGACCCGGAAGAAGGAAGAAGTCCAAGAAGAAGACACTCTATAAGTGGATCAAAATGCAGTGCAGAAGACCTTGTACAAAGTAAGAGGAGACAATCTGATGGTTTTATGTGCccaaaagaaatggaaaaggaaGCAGAGCCATTGGTTTCTCAAAAATATGAGTTGGGTATAGTTCAAAAACCTCAACTCTGGGGAAATTGCCAGGAAACTGGTAAATTTATGGCTTCTTTAGATGTTGAAAAGAGGGCATTGCGCATTCCTAATCCCCCTCCTAGGCCTTCTGGTGCCCTTTCAAGTGGACCCAAAGAGGAGGTTTTGGCTCAAATTCCACCACCCCCTCCACCTCcccctccaccaccacctcctcctaAGTTCTCAGCAAGGAGTACCACAGGAATTGTGCAGCGAGCTCCACAAGTTGTCGAGTTCTATCATTCCCTTATGAAGAGGGACTCTAGGAAGGATTCTTCTAATGGAGGAATCTATGATACCCCTGATGTTGCAAATGTTCGAAGCAACATGATTGGTGAAATTGAGAATCGGTCATCATATTTGCTTGCC ATAAAGGCAGATGTTGAGACTCAAGGAGAATTTGTGAACTCTTTGATAAGAGAGGTCAATAATGCAATTTATCAGAACATTGAAGATGTTGTTGCATTTGTGAAGTGGCTTGATGATGAGCTTTGCTTTCTT GTGGATGAAAGGGCAGTCTTAAAGCACTTTGATTGGCCAGAGAAGAAGGCTGACACATTGCGAGAAGCAGCATTCGGGTATAGAGATCTCAAGAAGCTGGAATCAGAAGTTTCTTATTACAAGGATGACCCGAGAGTGCCCTGTGACATTGCCCTGAAAAAAATGGTTGCTTTATCTGAGAA GATGGAGCGCAGTGTTTATAACCTTTTCCGAACAAGAGAATCATTGATGCGTAATTGCAAGGAGTTCCAAATTCCCACAGATTGGATGCTTGACAATGGGATTATAAGTAAG ATAAAGTTTGGCTCGGTCAAGTTGGCTAAGAAGTACATGAGGAGGGTAGCTATGGAACTTCAGTCCAAGGGGGCATTTGAAAAAGATCCAGCAATGGACTATATGCTGCTCCAGGGAGTGAGATTTGCTTTCAGAATTCATCAG TTTGCAGGAGGATTTGATGTAGAAACAATGCATGCATTTGAGGAGCTTCGCAATCTTGCACACCTTcttaacaaaaaatacaaagatcaGAAAGGGAAAAACAATGTAGGCTTACCATCTCAGTGA